In Geminocystis sp. M7585_C2015_104, a genomic segment contains:
- a CDS encoding ABC transporter permease has protein sequence MSRASSLQYYILARLLLAPLMLWTIVTVVFILLRVTPGDPTDAILGARAPEAVKQALREKLGLNQPLWLQYVSYLRQILSFDLGTSLTSQGESVWQVIQKHFPATVELAVFAMVVAVSIGMIVGILAAVNANTIWDLGGRLFGIITYSLPLFWVGMLLQLVFAVQLKWLPLGSRYPVGMETPPSITGLYTLDSLLTLNLNQLAVSLHHLILPSFTLGLLLSGIFERIIRVNLKKTLQAEYVEAAKARGIPERKILFSHALKNALIPLITVMGLTFASLLGGAVLTEVTFSWPGLGNCLYEAIALRDYPTVQGILVFFGIIVVCASILIDIINALIDPRIRY, from the coding sequence ATGTCTCGAGCCTCTTCCCTGCAGTATTATATCTTAGCCCGTCTTCTCCTTGCCCCCCTGATGTTGTGGACCATAGTCACTGTAGTTTTCATACTACTGAGAGTTACACCAGGGGATCCCACAGATGCAATACTGGGGGCGAGAGCGCCAGAAGCCGTAAAACAGGCCCTGCGGGAAAAATTGGGGTTAAATCAGCCCCTATGGCTACAGTATGTCAGCTACTTGCGCCAGATTCTTTCCTTTGATTTGGGCACTTCTCTTACTAGTCAAGGGGAAAGTGTTTGGCAAGTAATACAAAAACACTTCCCAGCAACGGTAGAATTGGCGGTGTTTGCCATGGTGGTAGCCGTTTCCATTGGAATGATAGTGGGTATTCTAGCGGCAGTTAATGCCAATACCATCTGGGATTTGGGGGGAAGGCTATTTGGTATTATCACTTATTCTCTGCCCCTATTCTGGGTGGGAATGTTACTGCAACTAGTATTCGCCGTGCAGTTAAAATGGTTGCCACTGGGTAGCCGTTATCCTGTGGGGATGGAAACACCTCCTAGTATTACAGGTTTGTATACCCTGGATAGTCTTTTAACTCTGAATTTAAACCAATTGGCCGTTTCCCTACATCATCTGATTTTACCCAGCTTCACCCTAGGACTTTTGTTGAGTGGTATTTTTGAAAGGATTATCCGGGTTAATCTTAAAAAAACCCTGCAGGCGGAATATGTAGAGGCGGCGAAGGCAAGGGGTATCCCAGAAAGAAAAATACTCTTTTCCCATGCCCTCAAAAATGCCCTAATACCTCTTATCACCGTGATGGGTTTAACCTTTGCTTCCCTGTTGGGTGGGGCGGTTTTAACGGAAGTCACCTTTTCTTGGCCAGGATTGGGTAATTGTCTTTATGAGGCCATTGCCTTAAGGGATTATCCTACAGTTCAGGGAATTTTAGTCTTTTTCGGCATCATTGTGGTTTGTGCCAGTATTTTGATTGATATTATCAACGCCCTGATCGACCCTCGTATTCGTTATTGA
- a CDS encoding diguanylate cyclase yields MKPRVVILDSREEERNFISNLLKNANYKVTVAHSELELFDLINIKCPDLVLISNHIPHKDAYLICKKIKILKNGENLPVIIINTGGELDIENVFNSGGSDYINAPFSPSEVLCKINHHLEIQRLRKEVEEKSNQLAKIIPHYQRLKTVLEKTKMELESLNKKREDKLLGEKDCLLRILEQEWLRGARQRASLGDSVDTSISLILAQINDFPAYRENHEEQMVSNCIELVGKTIKTTVKRAGDLVCTLEEGEFAILLPNTDSYGATTVAERINNTMAELQIPHHYSEISEYLSLSCGIGTGIPSQALPATVLLEAAKRALQEAVKSKKPNMIVVDHI; encoded by the coding sequence ATGAAGCCAAGGGTGGTTATACTCGACAGTAGGGAGGAGGAGAGGAATTTTATTTCTAACTTACTGAAAAATGCAAATTACAAAGTAACAGTCGCCCACAGCGAGTTAGAACTATTTGACCTGATTAACATAAAATGCCCGGATTTAGTACTTATAAGCAATCATATCCCCCACAAGGATGCCTATCTGATATGCAAGAAAATAAAAATACTAAAGAACGGTGAGAATTTGCCGGTTATTATCATCAACACCGGAGGAGAATTAGACATAGAAAATGTTTTCAACTCCGGAGGTTCAGACTACATAAACGCCCCCTTTAGTCCCAGCGAAGTTTTGTGTAAAATAAATCATCACTTAGAGATACAGAGATTGCGTAAGGAAGTCGAAGAAAAAAGCAATCAGCTAGCCAAAATAATACCTCATTATCAAAGGCTGAAAACGGTATTAGAGAAGACGAAAATGGAGTTAGAAAGTCTCAACAAAAAACGGGAGGATAAGCTGCTGGGGGAAAAAGATTGTCTGCTAAGAATACTGGAACAGGAATGGTTGAGAGGTGCAAGACAAAGGGCATCATTAGGAGACTCTGTGGATACCAGTATTTCTTTGATTTTGGCACAAATAAATGACTTCCCAGCTTATAGGGAAAATCATGAAGAACAGATGGTCTCTAATTGTATAGAATTGGTAGGTAAAACTATAAAAACCACAGTAAAAAGAGCCGGGGATCTAGTATGTACTCTTGAAGAAGGTGAATTTGCCATACTTCTCCCCAATACGGACAGCTACGGCGCTACTACAGTAGCAGAAAGAATTAATAATACCATGGCAGAATTACAAATACCCCACCACTACTCGGAAATAAGTGAATATCTGAGTCTTAGTTGCGGCATTGGCACGGGAATACCATCCCAGGCATTACCCGCCACTGTGTTGTTAGAGGCAGCAAAAAGGGCCCTACAGGAGGCTGTTAAGTCCAAAAAGCCGAATATGATAGTGGTAGACCACATCTAG
- the leuC gene encoding 3-isopropylmalate dehydratase large subunit: MSKGTLFDKVWDLHTVATLPSGQTQLFIGLHLIHEVTSPQAFAMLRERNLRVLYPERTVATVDHIVPTDNQTRPFADYLAEEMIRALERNTAEYGIRFYNINSSNQGIVHVIAPELGLTQPGMTIACGDSHTSTHGAFGTIAFGIGTSQVRDVLATQTLSLSKLKVRKIEVNGDLLPGVYAKDVILHIIRKLGVKGGVGYAYEYAGTTIERMNMEERMTICNMSIEGGARCGYVNPDQVTYDYLKGREFAPKGNDWEKAVQWWDSIRSDADAQYDDVVTFSADDIEPTVTWGITPGQAIGISECVPRLEDLTEDERAIAEEAFKYMKLEPGQPIKGLPVDVCFIGSCTNARITDLREAAKVVKGRKVASGVKAFVVPGSERVKKQAEEEGLDKIFLEAGFEWRNPGCSMCLAMNPDKLEGSQISASSSNRNFKGRQGSATGRTLLMSPAMVAAAAVTGRVSDVRELL, from the coding sequence ATGAGTAAGGGCACACTGTTTGACAAGGTTTGGGACTTACATACAGTAGCTACACTGCCGTCTGGACAAACTCAACTGTTTATAGGATTGCATTTGATCCACGAAGTGACTAGTCCTCAGGCCTTTGCCATGCTGAGGGAACGTAACCTGAGAGTATTATACCCTGAGAGGACAGTAGCGACCGTGGATCACATAGTACCTACAGACAATCAAACGAGGCCCTTTGCTGACTATTTGGCAGAGGAAATGATAAGGGCCCTTGAAAGAAATACGGCAGAATATGGCATCAGATTCTATAATATAAACTCCAGCAATCAGGGGATTGTCCATGTAATTGCTCCCGAATTGGGGTTGACTCAGCCAGGCATGACCATTGCTTGTGGTGACTCCCACACCTCCACCCATGGGGCTTTCGGAACTATTGCCTTCGGCATTGGCACCTCTCAGGTGAGGGACGTTTTGGCCACACAAACCCTGTCGTTATCCAAACTTAAGGTGAGGAAAATTGAGGTAAATGGCGATTTATTGCCCGGTGTCTATGCCAAGGACGTAATTTTGCACATTATCCGCAAATTGGGTGTGAAGGGGGGTGTGGGTTATGCGTATGAGTACGCCGGCACCACCATAGAAAGAATGAATATGGAAGAAAGGATGACCATATGCAACATGTCCATTGAAGGAGGCGCCCGCTGTGGCTATGTGAATCCCGATCAGGTGACTTATGATTACCTCAAGGGTAGAGAATTTGCCCCAAAAGGTAACGACTGGGAGAAGGCAGTCCAGTGGTGGGATAGTATTCGCAGTGATGCAGATGCCCAGTACGACGATGTGGTTACATTCTCTGCCGACGACATAGAACCCACTGTAACATGGGGAATTACACCAGGACAGGCAATAGGCATCAGTGAGTGTGTGCCCCGTCTTGAGGATTTGACTGAAGACGAGCGGGCAATAGCAGAAGAAGCATTCAAATACATGAAATTGGAGCCAGGACAACCCATTAAAGGCCTACCAGTAGATGTTTGCTTTATTGGCAGTTGTACTAATGCCCGTATTACTGACCTACGGGAAGCGGCTAAGGTTGTTAAGGGGAGAAAAGTGGCCAGTGGTGTAAAGGCTTTTGTAGTGCCAGGATCCGAAAGGGTTAAAAAACAGGCAGAGGAGGAGGGCCTGGACAAGATTTTCCTAGAGGCTGGGTTTGAATGGCGGAATCCCGGCTGTTCCATGTGTTTGGCAATGAATCCCGATAAACTGGAAGGGAGCCAAATTAGCGCCTCCTCCTCCAACCGCAATTTCAAGGGGCGTCAGGGCTCAGCCACAGGACGTACCCTGTTAATGAGTCCTGCCATGGTAGCTGCCGCCGCCGTCACTGGCAGGGTGTCTGACGTGAGGGAATTACTCTAG
- a CDS encoding bifunctional pantoate--beta-alanine ligase/(d)CMP kinase — protein MLIVTTIEELKGERGKIPHRATVGFVPTMGALHLGHASLIKRALAETDFVVVSIFVNPLQFGPNEDLARYPRQLDKDCELCEQLGVHLLFAPSVEEMNTVGEDLTLVVPPKSMTSVLCGKYRPGHFEGVATIVTKLFHLVQPHVAYFGQKDAQQVAIIKRLVRDLNFPIQIKTCPTVREEGGLALSSRNQYLTAAQKEKATLIYRSLSRVKEAFYRGERNCQPLLAIIHSSFANPDCGLTLQYAEIVHPDTLQPLTYITDSALVAVAAFCGTTRLIDNVILTVTKPIIALDGPAGAGKSTVSRRLAHQLGYLYLDTGAMYRAVTWLVIENNISPEDEKAIAEMVKNAKIELIPSDDLNTPITVKVNQRDVTKAIRSPEVTRLVSKIAALKAVRERMVQLQQEYGKKGGIVAEGRDIGTHVFPQAQLKIFLTASPQARAKRRLLELHNQGETNINLEQLITEIKQRDYLDSTREIAPLQKAADAIEINTDNLTVEEVVDKIKSLLNNIPH, from the coding sequence ATGTTAATTGTAACTACTATCGAGGAGCTGAAAGGCGAAAGAGGGAAAATTCCTCACAGGGCCACTGTGGGCTTTGTGCCCACCATGGGAGCTTTACATTTGGGGCACGCAAGCCTTATAAAAAGGGCACTAGCGGAAACGGACTTTGTGGTAGTCAGTATCTTTGTCAATCCGCTACAGTTTGGCCCTAATGAGGACTTAGCTCGTTATCCACGCCAGTTAGATAAGGACTGTGAGTTATGTGAGCAATTGGGTGTACATCTTTTATTCGCCCCCTCGGTGGAGGAGATGAACACCGTAGGGGAGGACTTGACTTTAGTAGTGCCCCCAAAGAGCATGACCTCTGTTTTGTGTGGTAAGTACAGGCCGGGTCATTTCGAGGGGGTGGCCACTATTGTAACAAAACTATTTCATCTAGTACAACCCCATGTAGCCTATTTTGGACAAAAGGACGCCCAACAGGTGGCCATAATAAAACGACTAGTGCGGGACTTAAACTTCCCCATACAGATTAAAACCTGTCCCACCGTGAGGGAGGAGGGAGGCCTAGCGTTGAGTTCCCGTAATCAGTATTTGACGGCGGCTCAGAAGGAAAAAGCTACTCTGATATATCGTAGTTTGTCTAGGGTGAAGGAGGCCTTTTACCGGGGAGAGAGAAACTGTCAACCCCTGTTGGCGATTATCCACTCTTCTTTTGCCAACCCCGACTGTGGTTTGACATTGCAGTATGCAGAGATAGTCCACCCCGACACTCTACAACCCCTCACCTACATTACTGACTCGGCCCTGGTGGCAGTGGCGGCTTTTTGTGGTACAACAAGATTGATAGACAATGTCATCCTAACCGTGACTAAGCCCATTATCGCCCTGGATGGCCCCGCTGGTGCCGGCAAGTCCACTGTCAGTCGTCGTCTAGCCCATCAACTGGGTTATCTGTATTTGGACACCGGGGCAATGTATCGTGCTGTCACCTGGCTGGTGATAGAAAACAATATCTCTCCAGAAGACGAAAAGGCCATTGCGGAAATGGTCAAAAATGCAAAGATAGAACTAATACCCAGTGATGACTTAAACACCCCAATAACTGTAAAAGTCAATCAGAGAGATGTTACCAAGGCCATTAGGAGTCCAGAGGTTACCCGGTTGGTGTCCAAAATAGCCGCCCTCAAAGCCGTAAGGGAAAGAATGGTACAACTGCAACAGGAATATGGCAAAAAAGGGGGAATCGTTGCCGAGGGGCGAGACATTGGCACCCATGTTTTTCCCCAGGCACAATTAAAGATATTCCTAACGGCCAGTCCCCAAGCCAGGGCAAAAAGAAGGCTGCTAGAATTACACAACCAGGGGGAGACAAATATAAACTTAGAGCAATTAATTACAGAAATAAAACAAAGAGACTACTTAGATAGTACCAGGGAAATCGCCCCCCTCCAAAAAGCAGCAGACGCCATTGAAATCAACACTGACAACCTGACGGTGGAGGAGGTGGTAGACAAAATCAAATCCCTCCTCAACAATATACCCCACTAG
- a CDS encoding pentapeptide repeat-containing protein, with translation MPNKKLVNGEVVTITRIPFPIVKLMPPLVKPISLVCHWLLILLLATLLVLLTPLPANAQTIVNFTHADLEGKDFSHQDLTGAVFAAANLRHASFEGSNLTNSIMTEAILLGANLRGANLTGALIDRATLDFADLRNAIFTDAIATRTRFYDTNIEGADFTGALVDRYQVALMCQRATGVNPITGVATRDSLGCP, from the coding sequence ATGCCCAATAAAAAACTTGTAAATGGAGAAGTTGTTACAATTACAAGAATTCCCTTTCCTATTGTCAAACTAATGCCCCCTCTTGTCAAACCAATCTCCCTTGTTTGTCACTGGTTGTTGATTTTGCTTTTAGCAACCCTACTGGTTTTACTCACCCCCCTGCCGGCAAATGCCCAAACCATAGTCAATTTTACCCATGCCGACCTGGAGGGAAAAGACTTCTCCCACCAAGACTTGACTGGGGCGGTTTTTGCCGCTGCCAACCTCCGTCATGCCTCTTTTGAGGGAAGTAACCTCACCAATTCTATTATGACCGAGGCAATCCTGTTGGGGGCAAATCTGAGGGGGGCCAATCTAACCGGTGCTTTGATTGACAGGGCTACCCTTGATTTTGCCGATTTGCGGAATGCTATCTTCACTGACGCCATCGCCACTCGCACCCGTTTTTATGATACCAACATCGAAGGCGCCGATTTCACTGGCGCCCTCGTGGATCGTTACCAGGTGGCCCTGATGTGCCAACGGGCTACGGGAGTCAACCCCATCACTGGCGTTGCCACTAGAGATAGCCTTGGCTGTCCCTGA
- the psbD gene encoding photosystem II D2 protein (photosystem q(a) protein) produces MTIAVGRVAEERGWFDVLDDWLKRDRFIFVGWSGLLFFPCAYLAVGGWLTGTTFVTSWYTHGLASSYLEGCNFLTAAVSTPANAFGHSLLLLWGPEAQGDFTRWCQIGGLWTFIAFHGAFALIGFMLRQFEIARLVGVRPYNAIAFSAPIAVFVSVFLIYPLGQSGWFFAPSFGVAGIFRFILFFQGFHNWTLNPFHMMGVAGVLGGALLCAIHGATVENTLFKDGDEATTFRAFQPTQAEETYSMVTANRFWSQIFGIAFSNKRWLHFFMLFVPVTGLWMSAIGVVGLAFNLRAYDFVSQELRAAEDPEFETFYTKNILLNEGLRAWMAAQDQPHEKFVFPEEVLPRGNAL; encoded by the coding sequence ATGACCATTGCCGTAGGTCGTGTAGCAGAAGAAAGAGGATGGTTTGACGTCCTCGACGACTGGCTAAAAAGAGACCGATTCATCTTCGTGGGGTGGTCTGGTCTTCTCTTCTTCCCCTGTGCCTATCTGGCAGTGGGAGGTTGGTTGACGGGGACTACATTTGTGACCTCATGGTATACACATGGTCTAGCAAGCTCCTACCTGGAAGGCTGTAACTTCTTGACGGCGGCTGTTTCCACTCCCGCTAACGCCTTTGGTCATTCTCTGCTGCTGTTGTGGGGTCCTGAAGCACAAGGGGACTTCACCCGTTGGTGCCAAATCGGCGGCCTGTGGACCTTCATCGCCTTCCACGGGGCCTTCGCGCTGATTGGCTTCATGCTGCGTCAGTTTGAGATTGCTCGCCTGGTGGGGGTTCGTCCCTACAACGCTATCGCTTTCTCTGCTCCCATCGCAGTATTCGTCAGCGTTTTCCTCATTTATCCCCTGGGTCAGTCTGGTTGGTTTTTCGCCCCTAGCTTTGGAGTAGCTGGAATTTTCCGCTTTATCCTCTTCTTCCAAGGCTTCCACAACTGGACTCTAAACCCCTTCCACATGATGGGGGTAGCTGGGGTGTTGGGTGGTGCGCTCCTGTGCGCTATCCACGGCGCTACAGTAGAAAATACCCTCTTCAAGGATGGGGATGAGGCAACCACCTTCCGCGCCTTCCAACCCACCCAGGCGGAAGAAACCTACTCCATGGTAACTGCTAACCGCTTCTGGTCTCAGATTTTTGGGATTGCCTTTTCTAACAAACGCTGGTTGCACTTCTTCATGCTGTTTGTGCCGGTAACCGGCCTGTGGATGAGTGCTATCGGCGTGGTAGGATTGGCCTTTAACCTGCGCGCCTATGACTTCGTATCCCAGGAGTTAAGGGCGGCAGAGGATCCCGAGTTTGAAACCTTCTACACCAAGAACATACTACTGAACGAAGGGTTGCGCGCCTGGATGGCAGCCCAAGATCAACCTCACGAAAAATTTGTATTCCCAGAGGAGGTATTGCCCCGTGGTAACGCTCTCTAA
- the psbC gene encoding photosystem II reaction center protein CP43, translated as MVTLSNPTIGSGRDVESTGFAWWAGNARLIDLSGKLLGAHVAHAGLIVFWAGAMTLFEVAHFVPEKPMYEQGLILLPHLATLGWGVGPGGEVVDTYPYFVVGVLHLISSAVLGFGGLYHALRGPERLEEYSGFFGYDWKDKNQMTNILGYHLIVLGIGAFLLVFKAVFFGGVYDTWAPGGGDVRVITNPTLNPAVIFGYLVKAPFGGEGWIISVNNMEDVIGGHIWVGLLCIAGGIWHILTKPFGWARRAFIWSGEAYLSYSLGALSLMGFVAAVMVWYNNTVYPSEFYGPTGAEASQAQALTYLVRDQRLGANVGSAQGPTGLGKYLMRSPTGEIIFGGETMRFWDFRGPWLEPLRGPNGLDLDKIRNDIQPWQIRRAAEYMTHAPLGSINSVGGVITDVNSFNYVSPRAWLATSHFTLAFFFLVGHLWHAGRARAAAAGFEKGIDRENEPVLSMPDID; from the coding sequence GTGGTAACGCTCTCTAATCCTACTATTGGTAGTGGACGTGACGTCGAGTCTACCGGGTTTGCCTGGTGGGCCGGTAATGCTCGCCTGATTGACTTGTCTGGCAAACTGTTGGGGGCCCACGTAGCCCACGCCGGACTGATAGTCTTCTGGGCCGGCGCCATGACTCTGTTCGAGGTGGCCCACTTCGTCCCAGAAAAACCCATGTACGAACAGGGACTGATTCTACTGCCCCACCTGGCTACCCTCGGTTGGGGTGTTGGCCCGGGTGGTGAAGTGGTAGACACCTACCCATACTTTGTAGTAGGCGTGCTACACCTTATTTCCTCCGCAGTGCTGGGCTTTGGCGGTTTGTACCACGCTCTCAGAGGACCCGAAAGACTAGAAGAATACTCCGGCTTCTTCGGCTATGACTGGAAGGACAAAAACCAAATGACCAATATCCTGGGTTACCACCTGATTGTCCTGGGTATTGGAGCCTTCTTGCTGGTGTTCAAGGCTGTATTCTTCGGCGGTGTGTATGACACCTGGGCCCCCGGCGGTGGCGATGTCCGTGTCATCACTAACCCCACCCTCAACCCAGCCGTGATCTTTGGCTATCTAGTCAAAGCCCCCTTCGGTGGTGAGGGTTGGATTATCAGTGTAAACAACATGGAAGACGTCATCGGCGGGCACATCTGGGTAGGTCTCCTCTGCATTGCCGGTGGGATCTGGCACATTTTAACTAAACCCTTCGGCTGGGCTCGTCGCGCCTTCATCTGGTCTGGGGAAGCCTATCTGTCCTACAGCTTAGGCGCCCTGTCTCTGATGGGGTTCGTGGCCGCCGTCATGGTTTGGTACAACAACACCGTATATCCCAGCGAGTTTTACGGTCCTACCGGCGCCGAGGCTTCTCAAGCTCAGGCTCTCACCTATCTAGTCCGTGACCAACGTTTGGGTGCCAACGTAGGCTCTGCCCAAGGCCCCACCGGGTTGGGTAAATACCTCATGCGTTCCCCCACCGGGGAGATCATCTTCGGCGGCGAGACCATGCGCTTCTGGGACTTCCGTGGCCCTTGGTTGGAGCCCCTGCGTGGTCCTAATGGTTTGGACTTGGATAAAATCAGAAATGACATTCAGCCCTGGCAAATCCGCCGCGCCGCTGAATACATGACTCACGCTCCCTTGGGTTCCATCAACTCTGTGGGTGGCGTTATTACAGACGTAAACTCCTTTAACTATGTATCTCCCCGTGCCTGGTTGGCCACTTCCCACTTCACCTTGGCCTTCTTCTTCCTGGTAGGGCACCTGTGGCATGCGGGCAGAGCCCGTGCTGCAGCCGCTGGGTTTGAAAAGGGCATTGACAGGGAAAACGAACCCGTATTGTCCATGCCTGACATAGACTAA
- a CDS encoding PstS family phosphate ABC transporter substrate-binding protein has translation MFSIKKALGGTTVLLMLLGLGLGWLSACASSIDKFIYIDGSSTVYPITDALAKQFKKQESSARINVAFSGSLAGFRKFCNKETDINNSSVPIPKVYMEECKKNGVKYIELPVAFDALTVVINRENNWAEAMKVEELKKIWQPEAQGNIIKWNQVRPFWPDRRLTLFGPGRDSGTFEFFTTAIVGRTNSSRNDYVYSEDDEAIANGVMQDPNALGYFGYAYYKEHQDRLKAVAIDSGNGPVYPSEETVKNNTYRPLTRPLFIYVNAKTMDENNTLKQFVEFYLTKAATVAPKIGYIPLPLPAYQYALINVRQRKIGTVFNGEPVLNASIEGLLSKSYASQGKDGYVY, from the coding sequence ATGTTTTCCATCAAGAAAGCCCTGGGGGGGACGACTGTCCTCCTAATGTTACTGGGTTTGGGCCTGGGCTGGCTATCCGCTTGTGCTAGTAGTATAGACAAATTCATATATATAGACGGTTCCAGCACAGTATACCCTATCACAGATGCCCTGGCAAAGCAATTCAAAAAACAGGAGTCGTCTGCCCGAATAAATGTGGCTTTCTCTGGCTCTTTGGCCGGTTTCAGAAAGTTTTGTAACAAGGAGACGGATATTAATAATTCTTCCGTCCCCATCCCCAAAGTGTATATGGAAGAATGTAAAAAAAATGGGGTGAAGTACATTGAGTTGCCAGTGGCTTTTGATGCCTTGACAGTGGTGATAAACAGGGAAAACAATTGGGCAGAAGCCATGAAGGTGGAGGAGTTGAAGAAAATATGGCAACCAGAGGCCCAGGGCAACATCATAAAATGGAATCAAGTGCGCCCCTTTTGGCCAGACAGAAGGCTTACTTTATTTGGGCCAGGGAGGGATTCAGGTACCTTTGAATTCTTTACTACTGCAATCGTAGGTCGCACCAATTCCAGTCGCAATGACTATGTCTACAGTGAAGATGACGAAGCTATAGCCAATGGCGTAATGCAAGATCCCAATGCCCTTGGTTATTTCGGCTATGCCTATTACAAGGAACACCAGGACAGATTAAAGGCAGTGGCCATTGACAGCGGCAACGGACCAGTATACCCCTCCGAGGAAACAGTAAAAAATAATACCTATCGCCCCCTCACCCGCCCTCTTTTCATCTATGTCAACGCCAAAACTATGGATGAGAACAACACCCTAAAACAGTTTGTAGAATTTTATCTTACAAAAGCGGCAACAGTAGCCCCCAAGATTGGTTATATACCTCTTCCCCTCCCAGCCTACCAATATGCCCTGATCAATGTGCGGCAAAGAAAAATTGGCACCGTCTTCAATGGCGAACCAGTTTTAAACGCCAGCATTGAAGGGTTACTCTCCAAAAGCTATGCTTCCCAGGGGAAAGACGGTTACGTTTACTAA